CACCGAGACCCTGGCAGTGTGTGCCGCCGGTGAGATCGGCCGCCTTAACGACGACCCGTCGCCGCTACCGTCACCAGAGCTGGACGAGCCGCCGGCGGGCGCTGGAGCGCTCGCTGCGGCCCCGTCGGTGAGGACGAGCTTACCCTTGGCAGCGAGATTGTCGGCGTCCATGGCGTGCATGTCGGGAGCCCCCCTGGTCACGGAGGACCCGACCTGCCACACGTGGTTCACCACCTTCTTCAACCCCTTGCCCAGCCGCAGCGTCGCGTACAGCCGGACCTTGCCGCCGTCGCccacgtcggcggcgaggccggtggCCGGGAACGCGATGGGCGTCGAGGCGTCGCCGAGGGGTGAGTATCCGGTGATGTTGTAGGTCctgacggcggccggcgcggatgagttggcggcgccgcccgcgaaCGCCACGAGCGCCTGCGAGCCCACCATGCCGCTGCCGGTGGGGTTGATGCCCCACGCCACCCacccgccgggcgccgccggcgcggccacgAACGCCAGCGACAGCGAGG
The Panicum virgatum strain AP13 chromosome 6N, P.virgatum_v5, whole genome shotgun sequence genome window above contains:
- the LOC120678593 gene encoding auxin-induced in root cultures protein 12-like isoform X1 — protein: MASTAPHGLALLVLVAALPAAMSSCAGEDFPSGRSYVTCEDLPYLGASLHWTYDASGPSLSLAFVAAPAAPGGWVAWGINPTGSGMVGSQALVAFAGGAANSSAPAAVRTYNITGYSPLGDASTPIAFPATGLAADVGDGGKVRLYATLRLGKGLKKVVNHVWQVGSSVTRGAPDMHAMDADNLAAKGKLVLTDGAAASAPAPAGGSSSSGDGSGDGSSLRRPISPAAHTARVSVPEVVVLAVLGFLTMAWKDRWCCKPCHSFFCVYFIVFNSSLISSLPFFRL
- the LOC120678593 gene encoding auxin-induced in root cultures protein 12-like isoform X2 — encoded protein: MASTAPHGLALLVLVAALPAAMSSCAGEDFPSGRSYVTCEDLPYLGASLHWTYDASGPSLSLAFVAAPAAPGGWVAWGINPTGSGMVGSQALVAFAGGAANSSAPAAVRTYNITGYSPLGDASTPIAFPATGLAADVGDGGKVRLYATLRLGKGLKKVVNHVWQVGSSVTRGAPDMHAMDADNLAAKGKLVLTDGAAASAPAPAGGSSSSGDGSGDGSSLRRPISPAAHTARVSVPEVVVLAVLGFLTMAWL